Genomic segment of Bacteroidales bacterium:
TGATTTAATAATTTCGGAAGCAAAAGAGAGAGGGTATAACTATGTTCAATTATTGAATTGGATCGGTCAAAAATCATCGAATACCAAAGGTGTGTTTTCAATGCAAAACGCATTAATTGATGCAATCCCTACAATTCAGAAATATAATGAATTAAAACATAGTTTTGATATAATTGCATTCAGTTGGGGGTGCGGTGTTGCTTTAAGAAGTTTGCAATCTTTTGAACACCTGAAATATTTAAATAAAATTATTCTATGGGGAATAACTCCATATTGGAAAGAGTATGAGGTAATGGAAATAAATAAATACAAATCAACTATTGATGCTTATAATTATTGTGGATGTATTGTTGATAATGATTATTTCAAACATCAAGTTCCGGTTGAATACTTATTACACAACTATAATAGAAAAACTCAATTAAAAATTGGTGCAGGATGTAAGGGTGGCGATAATATTTTTTTGAAATATGTTGAAAATATCATTGAAAATCCATTAATTAGTTTTTATTACCTTAAAAATATCGGACATGTTGTTACTTCGTTTGATAAAGATTATATTAATTTTATGTTTAATTAACTTAAATTGAAAAAATATGAGAAAGTACATTTTATTTATTTTAGCAGCACTTTTATTTTTTTCTTGCGACACATCTAATGATGAAATTGTAATCGGAGCAATTTTACCCCTTACCGGTGATGCTGCAAGTTATGGAATATCGGCTAAGGAAGGTTATGAGTTAGCAATCCAAGAAGTTAATTCAAATTATCCTGATAGAACTATTTTGCTTAAATTTGAGGATAGCAAGGCTCTTCCCAAAGAAGCTGTAAATGCTTACTTGAAATTAAAAAGTACCTTTGCCCCATCAATATTTTTTGGTTTGTTATCTAGCCCTGAAGTATTATCAGTTGCTCCTATGGCTGAAAAAGACAAAACAATTATATTTTCGTCAGGGGCTTCTTCACCCTTAATTTCGTTATCAGGTGATTATATCTTTAGAGATGTACCTTCTGACTTACTTGAAGCCGGGCTTATGGCAGAAACTGCAATTAACGAGTTAGGTATTAATAAAATAGCTATTATCTATATTAATAGCGATTATGGTATTGGCGTATTAAATAAGTTTAAAGAAAGATTTGAGGAGTTAGGAGGAGAGTTAGTTGCCGAAGAATCATATAATTCAAATCAAACTGATTTTAAGACGTATTTATTAAAAATAAAAAACAGTCAGCCTGACGGTATTTATTTTATTGGTTACAAAGAGCTTGGTCGTATAGTTAAACAAGCAAAAGAGTTAAATGTAGAAGCTCAATATTTAAGTAATGCACTTTTTGAAGATCCTGAAATATTAGAAATTGCAGGAAATGCTGCTGAAAATTTAATTTTCACCACCTTTTATTTTGATTCAGAAAGTACAGACCCCAGAACCAGTGAATTTGTTAAGAATTATAAAAATAAATATGGCAAGTCTCCTGATGGTTTTGCCGTAGCTGCATATGACGCAATACATGTCGTATTTAAAGCATTAGGGAATAAAGAAGTGAATTCAGAGACTATAAAATCAAGCCTGTATCAACTAAATGAGTTTAACGGATTACTTGGGAAATTTAAATTTGATAAGAATGGTGATGTTATTTTACCTGTTAAATTAAAAATTGTTAAAAATAATGAATTTATCAACTATTAATTAATTGTTATTATGCCGGGATATAAAGGAAAAAAGGAATTATTTCCAAAAAAATATATTGATAATTTGAATCAAAAATACTCAAAGCATTTAGATAAACTTATCAAAAAATACCAACAAATCAGTTACAATGAGCGAGATATTATCAGAAATTCAGCAAAAGGCAAATGAAACAAATGCTTTGATTCTTGATTATATCAAACAAAATAATGATATCATTAATCATGATTTGTTTCCTATTTTTGAATATGCACTTGAAATTATTTCAGTTTATCGGGAAAGGGCTTTTATTATTAAAACAGTAGGCAGTTACGTTGGCTTGCCGTCAGAAATAATGAAACCTTTAATGATTTCTGCTGAATTGATTATTTTGTCTGCATATATTAAAGATGATATTATTGATGAAGCTATAACAAGAGATGGTATGAAGACAGTTCATCAAAAATATGGACTAAAAAGTGCAATTTTGATGTCAGATATTATACTTGGTATTGGATACAAATTAATATATGACTCTATCGAAAAATATAAATTAAATTTAGAACTCATAAATTTTATAAACAGAGCTTACCTAAATCTATGTATCGGGCAATCCAAAAAAAATATTAATATTGTTGACATTTCTCCTGAGAAAGTTGAAAGACTGGCATTTTTAAGAGCCGGTGATATAATAGGAACATTTTCAAGTTTGCCTGCTTTAATAATTAACGACAAAAAGCTGACTAAATCGTTTTATGATTATGGCAGATGGCTTGGTATTTCTCTTCAATTTAAAAATGATTTTGAAGATTTTTCGATTAATGATACTCATTTTGATAATTCAAATTTTCAGGATATAATATTCAAACAGCCGAACATTTTATTATCTTATTTTTCAAATCACTATACTTCCATTACGAACACAAAAAAAAAGGTATTTGATAAATATTGGGGAAACCAAAATAATTCTTTTGTTTCTCAACAAGATAAAGAACAAATTATAGAACTGTTTGCAGAGTATAATATAATAAATGATGCATATAACCATTTGGGAAAATTATGCGAAAATTCTATCCATGCAATAAAAAACCTTAAGATATCACCTGAAAAAACTACTCTTTTAGAGTTTATTAAACTTATTTATCATTTGAATTGATTATTATGAGTGAGAAACTAAAAAATATTTTCAACATTAATTATAAGGTAGAAATTGCATTAGTTCTTTCTATTTTACTTATTGCTTGTTTTTCGACAAATGGTTTAGATTCAGCATACTATGAAATGATAATTTTATTTGTATTAATTATTTTGCTATTTATTTGTATTTACATTAAAAAGATATATTCTTTAGTTTTTCCTGTTTATTTATTATTAAGTTTAGTTTTATCCTTATTTACTGCACACTTAGCCTTTAAGTATAATAATGTATCAGTTAATGAGTATTGGTATTTCATTGAAGGGATATATAAATATCATTTTTTATATAATCTTATTAGTTTTCTTTCATTTTTATTATTAGGGATTCTATTTTACAAAAGTAGTTTCGCAAAATACATAAAATTGAAAATACATAATACTCCTATTTATTTTATAAGGAAAATTGCAACTAATACCGAGTATTTTATTATTGCAATAATTATTGCAGGTCTTAGCCCTATCATTTTAACTTATTTAGCAAATGACTTATTAGATGAGAAAATTCATGGTTCGTTTCTTGGTGTTTCTTATACTATAGTTGGAATATTCTTTACTATCCTGATTTACTTCAAGATGAAAGATAAAACAATAACTCTTATTGAGTATATGAATACATTTATTAGAATATTGGAGCATTCGGCAACAAATGACAAGGTCTTTATAATTGCTCCTACTTTATTCGTAGGTCATGAACATAGTAAAGGGCTACATGGAAGATTTAAAGAGACATTGTTTGAAAGAATAGAATTGAACGTAGATATTAATATAGCAAACCTGCCTATTCAAAATAAAAAATTGGAACTAATATCTGATTCTGATACAAATATTTTTTTAAAAAATATTAAATATGGATTGGTAAGGACGGATAAGTTAAGTGAAAAAAATGATAATAAATATAAAAGTGCAAAGAAATTTCTTTTTAATAAAGGTTTAGTGCAAAAAAAAATTGTAGATAAAGACGGCATAACTCCAGAAGAAAAGAAAAAGAATGAACTCTTAAGACAAGAAATAAATAAAAATAAAGGGTTGTTTGATTTTCACTGGGATTATTATAATTTTTTAAATAATAAATCAATGAATGAACGAAAGATTGCTATTCATTATCAAGAACTAATTTCATTTTATCAAAAATTATTATTCAAATTAGATGAAAATAAGCATAGTAATAAAATAAAGAAACTCCATTGGAATTATTATAATAACCCTTATTTAAATAAATCATATTTTGATAAGGCTAATAATTTCCAAGATAAAAGAGAAAAGGAATCAAATAATTCTTTTAAATCAAATTTTTTTGCTGTTGCTAATGTTACTCAAGGTATGTACTATTTTGGTCAATATAGAATTTTCAATGATAGAGATCAAGAATTTCATGGGACTGTCTTTGATAATAAACTTATTGGGAATCAGATGGATAAACTTTTAAGCGATTTTATTAAAGAATATCCTGAAAATCTAATAAATTGAAATGTCATAGCAAATCAAATTAAAAAAATGCCACAATTAATTGTAAATATTTTATTAACAGTAAGTGTTTATCTAATAACTGCTCAATCATTTCTATTAATATATCAAACATCAAAGTTTTTTAACATAGCTCATGCAGCAATAATTACATTTGGTGCTTATTTTACATTTACTTTTTCTCAAATATTATCTTTTCATATAATTCCTTCAATTGCTTTATCTGTATTCATTTCAATTTTGATAGGAGTTGGAACAGAATTTTTTGTTTTTCGATTTCTACGTAAGAAAAATAATCATCCCTATATTATGTTAATTAGTTCATTAGGGATTTATATTGTTTTTCAAAATCTTATTTTAATCATTTGGGGTTCGCAAACTAAATTAATTCGACCTTCACAAGTTAATGTAGGAAATGAATTTTTTGGTGCCTATATAACAGACATTCAAATAAGTACTATTATTATTGTTATTCTGCTGTTTACAGGAACAATTGTTTTCTTGAATAAAATAAATTTAGGCAAACAAATGCGTGCAGTTTCTTCAAATAGAGAGCTTGCAAATATATTTGGAATTAAGTCAAACAACGTTATTCTGTATTCATTTGGTATTGGTTCAGGTTTGGCTGCAATAGCCGGTATTTTAGTTGCATTTGATACCGATATGATTCCGACTATGGGTTTTAATTTACTTCTGTATGGTGTTGTAACTATGATAATTGGCGGAATTGGTAGCACCGGAGGTTTAATAGCCGGCTCTTTATTGCTTGCTAGTGCTCAACATCTCGGAGCATATTATATTGACAGTATATGGATGGATACCATTGCATATATAATTCTAATATTATTTCTAATTTGGAAACCTTTAGGTTTTAGTGGCAAAAGGCTTAAAAAGATTGAGTTGTAATTATTTAAATTTGTAAAAAAATTAATAATAATATATATGTTTTTAAAAGAAATACATCTAAAGAATTTCAGGAATTTTGATTCCTTAAGCCTGTCATTTGATAAACAGGATATGAAGAATTCGGTCAGAAAGTGGACTGTTATTCTGGGAGAAAATGGAACAGGAAAAAGTGGTATATTAAAAGCGATTGCCTTAATAATTATGGGTAGTGATGCATTAGCAGAACTGATCGGAAAACCTGAAGATTGGATCAAATATGGAAAAGATTACTGTGAAGTTACGGCTGTTATTACAACAAAGGAAAATGAAATCAGCAATTTAAAGCTGCTGATAAACAGGGGCGAATCGCTCTCGGAGATATTGAAAAAAAACGAAAAATCGTTACAATTAATTGACAGGGCAATAGACCATGCAACAAGAAACTATTTTATTGTAGGATACGGAGCTACAAGAAAGTTAAGTACCGCAAATATACAAAGCTCGAAACGAAACATTTATCGTTATAACAGAGCACAAAGTGTTGCCACATTATTTAATCCGGACGCATCGCTGCATTCCCTCGAATCATGGGCAATGGATCTTGACTATCGAAAAGAAGGAAGCGGCTTAAAAACCGTTAAGCAAGCACTTGATAAATTTTTGCCCGGTGTAACTTTTTATAAAATTGATAAGGAAAACAGGCAATTGTTGTTCAAAACACAGGATGGTATTATCCCTCTTTCCTTGTTAAGTGATGGTTATCAAAATATGGCCGGTTGGTTGGCAGACTTATTATATCACGTTACTAACAGTTTTGATGATTATGAAACAGCATTGAAAGCAAGGGGATTATTGTTGTTGGATGAATTGGAACTCCATTTACATCCTGTTTGGCAAAAAGAATTATTCACATTTATTAACAGATTATTGCCTAATTTCCAAATAATCACTACCACACATTCTCCACTTACTGCTCAACAGGCAGGGGAAAACGAATTGATTTATCTGGAAAGAATCAAGGGAAATATTGTCGCTAATCAATTTGAAGGATCGCCCCGGAAACTTCTTTTACACCAGTTACTTACTTCTGATGTTTTCGGACTTTCAACTGATGAGTCGGTCTATGTTGAAAAGTTAAAAGCAGAATACAAACAATTAAAGAGCAAAGAAAAGAAATCTGAAAAAGAGAAAAAAAAGTTAACGGAGTTGAAAGAAAGCATTGAATTGCTGCCAAAAAATCCTATGTCAAACAGTTTTTTAACATCAGAGATGAAGGACCAGTTAACTGAAATCAGAAAATCACTTAAAAAAGATTTAAGATGATAAAACTGGAAAGAATAAGAACAGAAGAAGCAATCCACGAAAACTTCAGAGGAGACAAGCGTGTTGAATTTGAAAAAGAGTTGTTGTCAGAACACAGAAAAGTTTGCAGAAAGGAAATTGAAAAGCATAAATTCCCAAGCAAATGGGGTGTTGTAAAAGATCAGCTTTTTGAAGAAACATTAAAAAAGTGTGCATACTGCGAATCTCCCACAG
This window contains:
- a CDS encoding ABC transporter substrate-binding protein; its protein translation is MRKYILFILAALLFFSCDTSNDEIVIGAILPLTGDAASYGISAKEGYELAIQEVNSNYPDRTILLKFEDSKALPKEAVNAYLKLKSTFAPSIFFGLLSSPEVLSVAPMAEKDKTIIFSSGASSPLISLSGDYIFRDVPSDLLEAGLMAETAINELGINKIAIIYINSDYGIGVLNKFKERFEELGGELVAEESYNSNQTDFKTYLLKIKNSQPDGIYFIGYKELGRIVKQAKELNVEAQYLSNALFEDPEILEIAGNAAENLIFTTFYFDSESTDPRTSEFVKNYKNKYGKSPDGFAVAAYDAIHVVFKALGNKEVNSETIKSSLYQLNEFNGLLGKFKFDKNGDVILPVKLKIVKNNEFINY
- a CDS encoding polyprenyl synthetase family protein codes for the protein MSEILSEIQQKANETNALILDYIKQNNDIINHDLFPIFEYALEIISVYRERAFIIKTVGSYVGLPSEIMKPLMISAELIILSAYIKDDIIDEAITRDGMKTVHQKYGLKSAILMSDIILGIGYKLIYDSIEKYKLNLELINFINRAYLNLCIGQSKKNINIVDISPEKVERLAFLRAGDIIGTFSSLPALIINDKKLTKSFYDYGRWLGISLQFKNDFEDFSINDTHFDNSNFQDIIFKQPNILLSYFSNHYTSITNTKKKVFDKYWGNQNNSFVSQQDKEQIIELFAEYNIINDAYNHLGKLCENSIHAIKNLKISPEKTTLLEFIKLIYHLN
- a CDS encoding branched-chain amino acid ABC transporter permease; this encodes MPQLIVNILLTVSVYLITAQSFLLIYQTSKFFNIAHAAIITFGAYFTFTFSQILSFHIIPSIALSVFISILIGVGTEFFVFRFLRKKNNHPYIMLISSLGIYIVFQNLILIIWGSQTKLIRPSQVNVGNEFFGAYITDIQISTIIIVILLFTGTIVFLNKINLGKQMRAVSSNRELANIFGIKSNNVILYSFGIGSGLAAIAGILVAFDTDMIPTMGFNLLLYGVVTMIIGGIGSTGGLIAGSLLLASAQHLGAYYIDSIWMDTIAYIILILFLIWKPLGFSGKRLKKIEL
- a CDS encoding AAA family ATPase, which gives rise to MFLKEIHLKNFRNFDSLSLSFDKQDMKNSVRKWTVILGENGTGKSGILKAIALIIMGSDALAELIGKPEDWIKYGKDYCEVTAVITTKENEISNLKLLINRGESLSEILKKNEKSLQLIDRAIDHATRNYFIVGYGATRKLSTANIQSSKRNIYRYNRAQSVATLFNPDASLHSLESWAMDLDYRKEGSGLKTVKQALDKFLPGVTFYKIDKENRQLLFKTQDGIIPLSLLSDGYQNMAGWLADLLYHVTNSFDDYETALKARGLLLLDELELHLHPVWQKELFTFINRLLPNFQIITTTHSPLTAQQAGENELIYLERIKGNIVANQFEGSPRKLLLHQLLTSDVFGLSTDESVYVEKLKAEYKQLKSKEKKSEKEKKKLTELKESIELLPKNPMSNSFLTSEMKDQLTEIRKSLKKDLR